One Anser cygnoides isolate HZ-2024a breed goose chromosome 6, Taihu_goose_T2T_genome, whole genome shotgun sequence genomic region harbors:
- the WDR75 gene encoding WD repeat-containing protein 75 isoform X1, translating into MVAAAALRVVCCGGSPLHGARAVFSADARYLLCTSGDFVKVYSAATEELVRVLRGHGGLVTGVRLNPHNRLQLYSSSLDGSIKLWDFTDGILIKTFTVGYKLLALYALASCEDSVFAIIPKRGGRDAFQLVSVKLTKTAGQDVEAKEFSVVLEGVDASPKCTAFGREGEYVASVKNFHLQVYFFKRKQLNRFSLRATNAKGGNNLFTCVACHPKEDCIATGHGDGKIRLWRNFYHNKEYVFSTLHWHHDRVMDLCFSIEGTSLLSGGVEAVLVQWHSGSDCKKDFLPRLGSAIEYISVSSDGTLYCTLHTDNRITIINSNLRFSKSIQGLIKARDVKTGLVVDPRTKALVLNGEPGHLQFYCLQSDKQLYSLDIVQQEYIQQAGLNQTDLVKVAFSAQGKWLATVEEREEEPDLELHLKLWFFDEETQSFKLNTQVSMPHDDHITAMCFRDMDELEDDSLILVTAGKDCLFKVWVILEDTDPEAQQSLSWSCDFVGSYHNYQATNCCFSEDGSLLAVSFEETVTVWDSSTWDLKCTFCHPPGKIRDISFGRLTCSKYLIGATDHGFLCCWNLLSCALEWSAHLNVVVLQPDPLSEHIAAVSWLSKESSLFVFKPNEPRPICIQRNLCKEKIQFAAFVPRDVPETIGSEKYLWLRRSQLYFLTDTQELMTFSTKPPEERLTVSSKQLAVEESLPVTPFSLLLGKHRHQQSQGDIDLTKVVRNRHEQDSPAVKELLHTPAHVLPSASFLCPIFINSLLISKEKKSAEEVADEVEMESEEAEEDSDEEKDVTEMEQENIKPMDLLGEITCKLSKAEEKELRKVRKMDYSWISAF; encoded by the exons ATGGTGGCGGCCGCGGCGCTCCGCGTGGTGTGCTgcgggggcagccccctgcACGGCGCCCGGGCCGTCTTCTCCGCCGACGCCAG GTACCTGCTGTGCACCTCCGGGGACTTCGTGAAGGTGTACAGCGCGGCCACCGAGGAGCTGGTGCGGGTGCTGCGGGGTCACGGCGGCCTGGTGACGGGCGTGAGGCTCAACCCGCACAACCGCCTGcag ctTTATTCTTCCTCTCTTGACGGTAGCATTAAGCTGTGGGACTTCACAGATGGGATTCTCATTAAA aCTTTCACTGTAGGATACAAACTTCTCGCACTGTATGCACTTGCTAGTTGTGAGGACTCGGTATTTGCTATAATTCCAAAGAGAGGTGGAAGAG ATGCATTCCAACTGGTCTCAGTGAAGCTGACAAAAACAGCAGGCCAAGATGTGGAAGCCAAGGAATTTTCTGTGGTTCTGGAAGGTGTGGATGCGTCACCGAAGTGTACTGCATTTGGAAGAGAG GGTGAATATGTGGCATCAGTCAAGAACTTTCATCtccaagtttatttttttaaacggAAACAGCTGAACAG GTTTTCTTTAAGAGCAACAAATGCGAAAGGTGGAAATAATCTCTTCACTTGTGTAGCATGCCATCCTAAGGAGGATTGTATTGCAACTGGCCACGGTGATGGAAAGATTCGTCTCTG GAGGAATTTCTACCACAACAAAGAGTATGTATTCTCCacactgcactggcatcatGACAGAGTCATGGATCTCTGTTTTTCTATAGAGG GAACCAGCTTGCTGAGTGGAGGAGTTGAAGCTGTTCTAGTTCAGTGGCACAGCGGGTCGGACTGTAAGAAGGATTTCCTTCCTCGCTTGGGATCTGCTATTGAGTACATCTCCGTTTCGTCTGATGGCACCCTCTATTGTACCTTGCATACAGACAACA gaataacaataataaacagCAACCTAAGATTTTCTAAAAGTATTCAAGGGCTCATTAAAG CCAGGGATGTCAAGACTGGTCTAGTGGTTGATCCTAGAACCAAAGCTTTGGTCCTGAATGGAGAGCCTGGCCACCTGCAGTTCTATTGTCTCCAAAGTGACAAACAGCTATACAGT CTGGATATTGTTCAACAAGAATACATCCAGCAGGCAGGTTTAAACCAAACTGACCTGGTTAAAGTTGCATTTAGTGCCCAAGGCAAGTGGTTAGCAACagtggaagagagagaagaagaacCTGACCTTGAGTTGCACTTGAAGCTGTGGTTCTTTGATGAAGAAACACAAAG CTTTAAGTTGAATACTCAAGTAAGCATGCCCCATGATGACCACATAACAGCCATGTGCTTCCGTGACATGGATGAATTGGAAGATGACTCCCTGATATTGGTAACAGCTGGCAAAGATTGTCTGTTTAAAGTCTGGGTGATACTAGAAGACACTGATCCAGAAG CACAGCAAAGTTTGAGTTGGAGCTGTGACTTTGTAGGCAGCTATCACAACTACCAAGCGACTAACTGCTGTTTCTCAGAAGATGGCTCTTTGCTTGCTGTTAGCTTTGAAGAAACTGTCACTGTATGGGATTCAAGTACATGGGATCTTAAGTGTACATTTTGCCATCCACCTGGGAAGATAAG GGACATCAGCTTTGGGAGACTAACATGTTCCAAATACCTTATTGGTGCCACTGATCATGGCTTTCTGTGTTGCTGGAACCTGCTCAGTTGTGCAT tggaATGGAGTGCCCACCTCAACGTCGTAGTTCTGCAACCTGATCCCCTTTCAGAACACATTGCTGCTGTCTCATGGCTCTCAAAAGAGTCCAGCT tgtttgtgTTTAAGCCAAATGAGCCGCGACCAATCTGTATCCAGAGAAACCTTTGTAAAGAAAAGATCCAGTTTGCTGCCTTCGTTCCGAGAGACGTACCTGAAACAATTGGTTCAGAAAAATACCTTTGGCTAAGAAGATCCCAACTATATTTTCTTACTGATACACAA GAGCTAATGACGTTTAGCACAAAGCCTCCCGAAGAAAGGCTTACGGTGTCAAGCAAACAG ttggCTGTAGAAGAAAGTCTTCCTGTGACCCCATTTAGCTTGCTGTTGGGAAAGCACAGACATCAACAATCACAAGGGGATATAGACCTTACAAAAGTAGTTCGTAATCGCCACGAGCAAGATTCCCCTGCTGTTAAAGAG ctTCTGCACACTCCAGCACACGTTTTACCGTCTGCTTCCTTCCTGTGTCCtatatttattaattcattGCTCAtctccaaagagaaaaaaag TGCTGAAGAAGTTGCTGATGAAGTAGAAATGGAaagtgaagaagcagaagaggatTCAGATGAGGAAAAAGACGTTACAGAAATGgaacaagaaaatataaagcCTATGGATTTATTAGGAGAGATAACATGTAAACTGTCcaaagctgaggaaaaagaGCTACGCAAAGTAAGAAAAATGGACTACAGTTGGATATCAGCTTTCTAA
- the WDR75 gene encoding WD repeat-containing protein 75 isoform X2, whose amino-acid sequence MVAAAALRVVCCGGSPLHGARAVFSADARYLLCTSGDFVKVYSAATEELVRVLRGHGGLVTGVRLNPHNRLQLYSSSLDGSIKLWDFTDGILIKTFTVGYKLLALYALASCEDSVFAIIPKRGGRDAFQLVSVKLTKTAGQDVEAKEFSVVLEGVDASPKCTAFGREGEYVASVKNFHLQVYFFKRKQLNRFSLRATNAKGGNNLFTCVACHPKEDCIATGHGDGKIRLWRNFYHNKEYVFSTLHWHHDRVMDLCFSIEGTSLLSGGVEAVLVQWHSGSDCKKDFLPRLGSAIEYISVSSDGTLYCTLHTDNRITIINSNLRFSKSIQGLIKARDVKTGLVVDPRTKALVLNGEPGHLQFYCLQSDKQLYSLDIVQQEYIQQAGLNQTDLVKVAFSAQGKWLATVEEREEEPDLELHLKLWFFDEETQSFKLNTQVSMPHDDHITAMCFRDMDELEDDSLILVTAGKDCLFKVWVILEDTDPEAQQSLSWSCDFVGSYHNYQATNCCFSEDGSLLAVSFEETVTVWDSSTWDLKCTFCHPPGKIRDISFGRLTCSKYLIGATDHGFLCCWNLLSCALEWSAHLNVVVLQPDPLSEHIAAVSWLSKESSLFVFKPNEPRPICIQRNLCKEKIQFAAFVPRDVPETIGSEKYLWLRRSQLYFLTDTQELMTFSTKPPEERLTVSSKQKYRDPDLGKFCYICVGFCWKGRLREK is encoded by the exons ATGGTGGCGGCCGCGGCGCTCCGCGTGGTGTGCTgcgggggcagccccctgcACGGCGCCCGGGCCGTCTTCTCCGCCGACGCCAG GTACCTGCTGTGCACCTCCGGGGACTTCGTGAAGGTGTACAGCGCGGCCACCGAGGAGCTGGTGCGGGTGCTGCGGGGTCACGGCGGCCTGGTGACGGGCGTGAGGCTCAACCCGCACAACCGCCTGcag ctTTATTCTTCCTCTCTTGACGGTAGCATTAAGCTGTGGGACTTCACAGATGGGATTCTCATTAAA aCTTTCACTGTAGGATACAAACTTCTCGCACTGTATGCACTTGCTAGTTGTGAGGACTCGGTATTTGCTATAATTCCAAAGAGAGGTGGAAGAG ATGCATTCCAACTGGTCTCAGTGAAGCTGACAAAAACAGCAGGCCAAGATGTGGAAGCCAAGGAATTTTCTGTGGTTCTGGAAGGTGTGGATGCGTCACCGAAGTGTACTGCATTTGGAAGAGAG GGTGAATATGTGGCATCAGTCAAGAACTTTCATCtccaagtttatttttttaaacggAAACAGCTGAACAG GTTTTCTTTAAGAGCAACAAATGCGAAAGGTGGAAATAATCTCTTCACTTGTGTAGCATGCCATCCTAAGGAGGATTGTATTGCAACTGGCCACGGTGATGGAAAGATTCGTCTCTG GAGGAATTTCTACCACAACAAAGAGTATGTATTCTCCacactgcactggcatcatGACAGAGTCATGGATCTCTGTTTTTCTATAGAGG GAACCAGCTTGCTGAGTGGAGGAGTTGAAGCTGTTCTAGTTCAGTGGCACAGCGGGTCGGACTGTAAGAAGGATTTCCTTCCTCGCTTGGGATCTGCTATTGAGTACATCTCCGTTTCGTCTGATGGCACCCTCTATTGTACCTTGCATACAGACAACA gaataacaataataaacagCAACCTAAGATTTTCTAAAAGTATTCAAGGGCTCATTAAAG CCAGGGATGTCAAGACTGGTCTAGTGGTTGATCCTAGAACCAAAGCTTTGGTCCTGAATGGAGAGCCTGGCCACCTGCAGTTCTATTGTCTCCAAAGTGACAAACAGCTATACAGT CTGGATATTGTTCAACAAGAATACATCCAGCAGGCAGGTTTAAACCAAACTGACCTGGTTAAAGTTGCATTTAGTGCCCAAGGCAAGTGGTTAGCAACagtggaagagagagaagaagaacCTGACCTTGAGTTGCACTTGAAGCTGTGGTTCTTTGATGAAGAAACACAAAG CTTTAAGTTGAATACTCAAGTAAGCATGCCCCATGATGACCACATAACAGCCATGTGCTTCCGTGACATGGATGAATTGGAAGATGACTCCCTGATATTGGTAACAGCTGGCAAAGATTGTCTGTTTAAAGTCTGGGTGATACTAGAAGACACTGATCCAGAAG CACAGCAAAGTTTGAGTTGGAGCTGTGACTTTGTAGGCAGCTATCACAACTACCAAGCGACTAACTGCTGTTTCTCAGAAGATGGCTCTTTGCTTGCTGTTAGCTTTGAAGAAACTGTCACTGTATGGGATTCAAGTACATGGGATCTTAAGTGTACATTTTGCCATCCACCTGGGAAGATAAG GGACATCAGCTTTGGGAGACTAACATGTTCCAAATACCTTATTGGTGCCACTGATCATGGCTTTCTGTGTTGCTGGAACCTGCTCAGTTGTGCAT tggaATGGAGTGCCCACCTCAACGTCGTAGTTCTGCAACCTGATCCCCTTTCAGAACACATTGCTGCTGTCTCATGGCTCTCAAAAGAGTCCAGCT tgtttgtgTTTAAGCCAAATGAGCCGCGACCAATCTGTATCCAGAGAAACCTTTGTAAAGAAAAGATCCAGTTTGCTGCCTTCGTTCCGAGAGACGTACCTGAAACAATTGGTTCAGAAAAATACCTTTGGCTAAGAAGATCCCAACTATATTTTCTTACTGATACACAA GAGCTAATGACGTTTAGCACAAAGCCTCCCGAAGAAAGGCTTACGGTGTCAAGCAAACAG AAGTACAGAGATCCAGATCTTGGAAAGTTCTGTTACATCTGTGTAGGATTTTGTTGGAAAGGACgtctgagagaaaaataa